ACCGGCAGCGTAAAAGGTTTTGGCGGTTACTTTACCTGTTTTGGCTATATTTTCTATAAAGCCCAACATAGGCTGGTGCATTTCGGAAAGATTCGCGTTCTCTGCTAACCAATAGTTTTCTTCGGCATTGATGTTTAAAGTGTAATTACTGCTCCATGGCGGTCTTATGTACGGATTCCAAATACCCTGTAAGTTGGCAGGCACATTTGGTGTTCTAGAACTGGAAATCAGCAAATACCGCCCATATTGAAAATAGAGTACTTCCAGGTTTTTGTCTTCTTCGCCTTTAGCATAGCGCTTTAAGCGTTCGTCTGTAGGCAGGTCTTCCGCAGTAGTTTTTCCCAGGTCTAAATGCACTCGGTTAAAATATTTTTGATGGTCTTTAAGGTGGTTGTTCAATATGGCATCAAAAGATTTTGAGTTTGCTTTTGATAGTTGTGAGGCAGCAATGGCTTTATGGTCTGCACCTTCGGTAGCGGGGTTTTTATCAAAACCGTTGAAACTCGTGGCTATGGAAATATAGATAACAGCTTCCGTAGCATTTTTTAAGGCAACCGATTTGTCTGTGCTTACCAATTCTCCGTCCGTATTCTGTATTTTAAAAAGCGAAGTAAAACGTGTACCTCTATTAGGGTCAAACTGAACTGGGTTCGGGATTTTACCGCGGTAACTGGGTTCTACATGATAAGGGGCGTAACCGCTTACTTCTAGAGTAGATTCGTTACTCGTAACCTCATATTTAAGCAAACTGTTAAATCCAATATTAAAATTAAGCGCTCCTTTTTTACTGCTCTTTAGTCGGATGACCATGGTTTGCGCTTCATGGGAAATAAGATACTCACGAGTAAAAGTTACGCCATCTACTTCATAGGTTACGGTAGAAAGCGCTTTTTCTAATTCAAGCTGACGGTTGTAGGAGATGGGCTGGTTCTTATGTTCAAAATTTAAGTATACGGTACCTAAAGGCATGTAGGATTGAGAGAAGCTTCCCTGTAGTTTGGTTTGTAAAGAATCTGCCAGTTTATAATTTTCGTTTTTTAGCGCTTCGCGGATTTCTGGAACGTTTTTATATGCTTCCGGACTCATGTTTGGGTCCACAGGTTCGCCGCTCCAAAGTGTAGCATCGTTTAAATAAATAGAATCGGTAGCAACACCGCCAAAAATTGATGCTCCTGCCTTTCCGTTTCCTATTACCAAAGTTTCTTCAAAATGTTCGGCCGGCCGGTCAAACCAAAGTGAATTTGAAGATTGTGAAGAGAGAAGGTTTACTGAGACCAAGGTAAATAATATGGATAGTACAAATACTTTTTTTAGCAAACTAATGAACGGCTTTATCATGAAAATAGAAGTATGTAAAATTAGACGGCAGCAAGATAGCGGCAATTAGTAAACGACAATGGTATTATTTTTTCTAAATTAGAGCAAATTTCAACCTAAACGGCCCTATTTGTCAAGTTAGGATGAAAAATGACAAAAAAAATAAAATCCTAACCTGACCCAACCAGCCTATGTCTCAATTAGCGGAAAATGTCTCAAAACGTCTTTTTTCTTTGGACGTTTTTCGTGGACTCACCATGTTTTTATTGATTGCCGAAGCGGCAGGATTTCACCATAATTTTTCGGAACTGACTGAAGGAACTATGTTTTCCGGTCTTGCACATCAATTACATCATCACCCGTGGAACGGACTCTGGTTTTGGGATTTGATTCAGCCTTTCTTTATGTTCATTGTTGGTGTAGCAATGCCTTTTTCTTTACGAAAGCGTTTAGCTTCGGGAGATAGAATAGGGGTCACCAAACATATTTTACGCAGATGCTTTTTATTGTTCGCGTTTGGTGTATTGTTGCATTGTGTTTATAGTCACGCACTAGTTTGGGAGCTTTGGAACGTACTGGTACAATTAGCTTTTACTATTCTCATAGCCTATGCAATTATGAATTTGCCGAATAAAATACAAATCGGTATATCATTAGGTTTGCTTGTGCTTACGGAGATATTGTATCGTGCATACAATCCGGAAGCACCTTATGCACAAGGTCACGAAAGTTTCGGTTCGTATATAGATATGTTGGTAATGGGGCAGGTAAATGATGGGTATTGGGTCTTTGTAAACTTTATTCCAACAGCGGCCCATACCATTTGGGGTGTTGTTTGTGGACGGATTTTACTATCTCATATATCGGTAAAAGAAAAACTTAAACCTTTTTTAATTTGGGGAACAGCATTGGTAGTTCTTGGTTTTTCGATGGATTTTGCAGGCATCACACCGATTGTAAAACGTATTGCAACAAGTTCTTTTACCTTGGCATCAGGTGGCTTGGCTATTTTGACATTAACACTTTTCTATTGGCTTATTGATATAAAAGGATATCAAAAGAATTGGCTTAAGATTTTCTCTGTAGTGGGCACTAACTCTATTTTTATCTATCTCTTTGCCGAGACAGTGGGCGTACAGTGGTTTAGGGGATTTGGACAAATCTGGACAGAAGGCTTGCTTGCACCCATTGGTATTTCCGAAAAAGTAATTATGGTCATCAATGCTTTCTTTGTACTGTACATCTTTTGGTACATAACTTACTTTTTGGACAAACATAAGGTGTATTTTAAAGTATAGAACTCATATCTCAAATATAATTTTACTCAATCAGAACACTATGAATCGCACGAAAATTGCTCTTTTTATCTTTTCTATGGCCCTAATGGCCTGTAATTCTACCAAGCCAACCGTTGCTGAAGCTGGTTGGGAAGACATGTTTAACGGTAAGAGCCTGGATGGATGGACCACAAAAATTCATCATTATGAAACAGGTGATAATTTTGGTGATACGTTCCGTGCTGAAGATGGTATGATCAAGGTACGTTATGATAAATATGAAGGCGATTTTAACGACAGATTTGGACATTTATATTTTGACAAGCCGTACTCTAGTTTTCATTTGTCCATGGAATATAGATTTGTGGGAGACCTTCATCCGGGTGCGCCCATTTTTACAGAGATGAACAGTGGTGTCATGTACCATTCTCAAGACCCAAGAACGATGTTGAAAGAACAGAACTGGCCCATTTCCGTAGAAATGCAGTTTCTTGGCGGAATAAAAGAAGGCGAAGCTAGGCCTACAGGTAATATGTGCTCCCCAGGAACTGAAATTGAATATGAGGGCAAGATTTACCTAAGCCATTGTTTACGATCTTCTTCCAAAACCTATTATGGCGACCAATGGGTAAAAGCCGAATTGATTGTTAGAGGAGATTCTTTGGTAACGCAAATTATTAATGGGCAAGTAGTTTTGGAATACACCAAACCCCAAGTAGGTGGAGGTACCGTTGTTGGTTATGATCCCAAACAAAAAGAAGATGGCAAACTGTTGAAAGAAGGTATGATCGCTTTGCAGAGCGAAGGGCAGCCTATCGACTTTAGAAATGTTAAAATCAAAAATTTAGAACCTTAAGAAACCTCTATTTTTCGTAGAGTTCAAGAGGAAGGTCATCTGGGTCCGCAAAGAAAGTAAATTTGCGGCCTGTGAATTCATCGGTTCTGATGGGTTCAACATCTACTCCTTTTTTAATAAGTCTTTCTCTTTCTTCTGAAACATTATCCACTTCAAAGGCTAAATGGCGCAGACCTTGAGCTTCTGGCCGTGAAGGACGTTGCGGTGGATTAGGAAACGAAAAAAGCTCTAAGATATACTCTCCATTAAGAGCAAGATCTAATTTATATGATTCTCGTTCTTTTCTGAATACTTCATTTAATATTTTCAAGCCCAGAATTTCAACATAAAAGTGCTTGGACTTTTGATAGTCTGAGCAAATAATGGCAATATGATGAATTTTATTGAAGGCCATAATTAAAGTGAAAAACTCTTATTTCAAGATGCCCCAATATTTGTCTTCATTACCCAAAAGTTCGGTAGCCGCTAAGATGGCATCATCGTTTTTTAGGTAATAATCATAAAGGCCTTCACGATAGAAATAACGTTTTACGATTTCATCTTCTAGTTTGCTTTTTATTTCTCTTTGATAATCGTCTAAAGCAACAATTTTACTCTTTTCGATATCTAATAACAAGGCTCTAAAGTCGTTTTCAATAGCATCGTTAAAAATGACCTCTTCTTTGTTGGTCATTGCAGCTTTCAATGTTTTTTCGGTTTTAGTCTCGTATGAGAAATCACTTTTAGATACAAAGGATTTAAACTCTTTATAATCGGCATCAGTGAATTTAAAACTGGACACATCCTTTATTTGATGCTTGTAGAAATAGTTTGTAGCGTAATCAAAAATAACATTGTTGTTCATAAGAGCCGTGGTCAATTGGTTCGCTTTCGCGGATGCCACTTCAATATCTGGTAAAACGCCACCACCATCTTGTACCTTACGGCCATTACGAGTGGTAAAGTCCTTAAAATTATTCTTTTTAACAGCGTTACCGTCTTCATCCCGGTTCCAGTAGTCCAATGACTGTATACAACGTCCAGAAGGCGTGTAATAGCGACTTATAGTAACTTTTAATTGTGTGCCATAAGTAAGCTTCAAAGGCCGCTGTACAAGCCCCTTTCCGAAGCTACGTGCGCCCATGACCACTGCACGATCTAAATCCTGCAAACCCCCGGAAACAATTTCGCTAGCGGAAGCACTACTACCATTTACTAAGACTACCAGTGGGATGTCCATATCTACAGGCTTGTTTCTAGTCTTATACTCGGTATTGAATTTTTTTACTTTCGATTTTGTGGTTACGATCAGTTCGCCTTTTTCTACAAAAAGATTGGTAACATTAATTGCCTCTGAAAGTAAACCCCCGGGATTATCTCTTAAATCTAATACGATTTTTTCTGCTCCTTCTCCTTTTAGGTCCACTAGAGCTTCTTTGGTCTGTGCAGATGCTTTGGCGTTAAACCGAGATAGTACAATGTATCCCGTCTTTTCATCTATCATTTTATAGAACGGAACGGCGTCAACCTCTACAGCGGCACGGGTAATTGTGGCTACTTTAGTTTCGCCTTGTCTGTTATAGGTAACTTCAACTGCAGTATTATTGGCTCCTTTTAAAAGTTCACTAGCGTTATCGTCAAAATCCGAAACCTTTATGGCGCCAATTTTAATAATTTCATCACCAGCTTTAAGTCCAGCTTTATCTGCAGGATAATCTTTGTAGGGCTCAACAATCAACAACCTGTCCTTAAAAGAGCGTACCAAAGCCCCAATTCCAGAATATTCACCGGCATTATTAATGCGATAGGTTTCTACGTCTTGTTCGTTTAGGAATTTAGTGTAGGGGTCAAGATCATCTAGCATGTTCTTTATGGCGGTATCCATAAGTTCTGCCGGGTTGGTCTCATCTACATAATTCATGTTCAATTCCTTGAACAGGGTAGTGAAAATTTCAATTTGCTTGGCAATTTCGAAGAAATCACTTTTTACAAAACTACTGCCAGCCACTAAAACGACTATTGCAAAGGCAGGAATCAGTATTTTTTTGCCGAGCATTTTTTTCATCTTCTTGTATAATTTTTGAGGGTTTTTGGTCATAGACCGTCCCTTTAATTTCTAATTCTGTATGCCTGTATCTGGAGTATTTTTGTTTAAAAAACGCTTCAGTACCTCTTTCATCGTTTTTTCAACTTTGCCTTGAGATGGCATATCTCTACCAAGGTATAAAAATAGAAACGCAAAAGAGCCTTCACTATTGTTAAAAACAAGGTGTTTGTTACCTCTATAACTTTCTCGCATTAAGCGCTTAATACGATTTCGTTTTACCGCACTTTTAAAATTCTTTTTGGGAGCGGTAACTCCAGCCTTTAAGCGTGTGTCTTCTGTAAATTGAACAGGAAGATAAATTAGTTTGATTGGAAATACAGAAACTGACTTCCCCTCGGCAAATAATTGCTCGATAAGCTTTTTACTTTTCAGCTTTTCTTTTTTCGGGAAAGTGAAGTCGGACATAAACGTTATTTAAAAAATTGCCCCCGTTTAACGGGGGCAATTACAAATCTAATCATTGAAGAAAAAATAAACACTTTTTGGTTGTTTATTCCTCTGTATTCTGCCAAACATTATCTTCTTGATTGATGTCTGCCATCAATTGGGAAGGGTCTATAACTACTGCTTTAATGGAGTCAACAGGTTTATTAATGGTAAAGTTGTAGTTAGATTGTGCCCATGGCCAATCTCCTAATACCGTTCGGTTTATTTGTGGGTACGGGTTTTCCTTTTCGCCTCTCATCATTCGTAGAGGAGCGTAAAAGGTCTCTTTTGTACCGTCTTCATAAATTACTAAAATATCTAAGGGCATTGGCATTGCACCGGTACGTACCATGGAAACTTCGGTTTTGCCAGCATTGTCCTTAACATCGGTAATACCGTAATCTATAGTGTTTGTAGTTTGTGTCCAATCGGTCAAATACCAATCCAACTCCATGCCGGAAACCTTCTCAGCGGTACGCTTAATATCATTTGGAATAGGATGTTTGAACTTGAAGTCTTCGTAATATTTACGAATAGTCTCCATTAACTTGTCCTGCCCAATGATATAACCCAACTGCGATAGGAATATAGAACCTTTGCTATAAGCGGCAATACCGTACGCAAAATTAAGATCGTAACGGTCTGCATGGGTAGTTTGCGGTTGTTCTTTACCTGAGTTTACCAAATTAAAATATCCCTTGTACGTGCCTTCAAGTGGATTCTCTTTGTTCTCTTGCATCACCTCGTTCATGGCTAATGTAGAAATAAACGTTGTGAAACCTTCATCCATCCATTCGTGCTTAGATTCGTTAGTCGCTAAGATATGCTGAAACCAAGAATGGGCAAGCTCGTGAGCTGTTACCCCTGCCAGACTTTCAAATTTGCGCTCTCCGGTGATTAAAGTAGCCATGGCATATTCCATACCACCATCACCACCTTGAATTACGGAATACTGCTTGTATGGATATTCACCAATATTCTTACTAAAGAACTTCATAAACTCAGCTGTTTTAGGCTGAAGTTTTTTCCAATTTTCTATGATTTCTTTGTTATCCTTGTACAAGAAGTGAAGCATAGGGCCGTTTTCTACTTGTAACGTATCATGCAAATATTCAGGATCTGCAGCCCACATAAAGTCATGTACCATAGGTGC
This genomic interval from Zobellia roscoffensis contains the following:
- a CDS encoding glycoside hydrolase family 95 protein, with product MIKPFISLLKKVFVLSILFTLVSVNLLSSQSSNSLWFDRPAEHFEETLVIGNGKAGASIFGGVATDSIYLNDATLWSGEPVDPNMSPEAYKNVPEIREALKNENYKLADSLQTKLQGSFSQSYMPLGTVYLNFEHKNQPISYNRQLELEKALSTVTYEVDGVTFTREYLISHEAQTMVIRLKSSKKGALNFNIGFNSLLKYEVTSNESTLEVSGYAPYHVEPSYRGKIPNPVQFDPNRGTRFTSLFKIQNTDGELVSTDKSVALKNATEAVIYISIATSFNGFDKNPATEGADHKAIAASQLSKANSKSFDAILNNHLKDHQKYFNRVHLDLGKTTAEDLPTDERLKRYAKGEEDKNLEVLYFQYGRYLLISSSRTPNVPANLQGIWNPYIRPPWSSNYTLNINAEENYWLAENANLSEMHQPMLGFIENIAKTGKVTAKTFYAAGGWAACHNSDIWAMSNPVGDFGEGGINWANWNMGGTWLSSHLWEHYTFSQDLDFLQDKAYPLLKGAAEFCLEWLVEDEKGNLVTSPGTSPENKFITPDGYEGATLYGSTSDLAMIRECFQQTIAASETLKTDVEFRTRLEKALAKLYPYQVGKKGNLQEWYHDWKDVDPKHRHQSHLYGLYPGHHISPEKTPELADATRTTLNIKGDETTGWSKGWRINLWARLLDGNRAYKQYRELLRYVAPDGVRASYEKGGGTYPNLFDAHPPFQIDGNFGGAAAVVEMLVQSSLKEIQLLPALPDVWANGSVEGLKARGNFEIAITWSNKVPTKVKIHSVTGGATVLKHGSKQKKITLKPNETVELDW
- a CDS encoding 3-keto-disaccharide hydrolase, which codes for MNRTKIALFIFSMALMACNSTKPTVAEAGWEDMFNGKSLDGWTTKIHHYETGDNFGDTFRAEDGMIKVRYDKYEGDFNDRFGHLYFDKPYSSFHLSMEYRFVGDLHPGAPIFTEMNSGVMYHSQDPRTMLKEQNWPISVEMQFLGGIKEGEARPTGNMCSPGTEIEYEGKIYLSHCLRSSSKTYYGDQWVKAELIVRGDSLVTQIINGQVVLEYTKPQVGGGTVVGYDPKQKEDGKLLKEGMIALQSEGQPIDFRNVKIKNLEP
- the gloA2 gene encoding SMU1112c/YaeR family gloxylase I-like metalloprotein, with the translated sequence MAFNKIHHIAIICSDYQKSKHFYVEILGLKILNEVFRKERESYKLDLALNGEYILELFSFPNPPQRPSRPEAQGLRHLAFEVDNVSEERERLIKKGVDVEPIRTDEFTGRKFTFFADPDDLPLELYEK
- a CDS encoding M1 family metallopeptidase, whose translation is MKYFFKSIAVAIVLMGQVAVAQNTSYWQQHVDYTMEVDMDVESFQYTGTQKLVYTNNSPDELTRVYYHLFFNAFQPGSEMDMRLQSIPDPDGRMTDEQKNSRIAGLKENEIGYLHASSLTQDGAKVNFVEEGTILVVELAKPIPSGGKTTFEMEFKGQVPVQVRRSGRNSAEGIALSMSQWYPKLAEYDFEGWHADPYIAREFQGVWGDFDVKLTIDKKYVVGGSGYLQNPQEIGHGYEASGTKVKKQKGKTLTWHFKAPMVHDFMWAADPEYLHDTLQVENGPMLHFLYKDNKEIIENWKKLQPKTAEFMKFFSKNIGEYPYKQYSVIQGGDGGMEYAMATLITGERKFESLAGVTAHELAHSWFQHILATNESKHEWMDEGFTTFISTLAMNEVMQENKENPLEGTYKGYFNLVNSGKEQPQTTHADRYDLNFAYGIAAYSKGSIFLSQLGYIIGQDKLMETIRKYYEDFKFKHPIPNDIKRTAEKVSGMELDWYLTDWTQTTNTIDYGITDVKDNAGKTEVSMVRTGAMPMPLDILVIYEDGTKETFYAPLRMMRGEKENPYPQINRTVLGDWPWAQSNYNFTINKPVDSIKAVVIDPSQLMADINQEDNVWQNTEE
- a CDS encoding S41 family peptidase, producing the protein MKKMLGKKILIPAFAIVVLVAGSSFVKSDFFEIAKQIEIFTTLFKELNMNYVDETNPAELMDTAIKNMLDDLDPYTKFLNEQDVETYRINNAGEYSGIGALVRSFKDRLLIVEPYKDYPADKAGLKAGDEIIKIGAIKVSDFDDNASELLKGANNTAVEVTYNRQGETKVATITRAAVEVDAVPFYKMIDEKTGYIVLSRFNAKASAQTKEALVDLKGEGAEKIVLDLRDNPGGLLSEAINVTNLFVEKGELIVTTKSKVKKFNTEYKTRNKPVDMDIPLVVLVNGSSASASEIVSGGLQDLDRAVVMGARSFGKGLVQRPLKLTYGTQLKVTISRYYTPSGRCIQSLDYWNRDEDGNAVKKNNFKDFTTRNGRKVQDGGGVLPDIEVASAKANQLTTALMNNNVIFDYATNYFYKHQIKDVSSFKFTDADYKEFKSFVSKSDFSYETKTEKTLKAAMTNKEEVIFNDAIENDFRALLLDIEKSKIVALDDYQREIKSKLEDEIVKRYFYREGLYDYYLKNDDAILAATELLGNEDKYWGILK
- the rnpA gene encoding ribonuclease P protein component; translation: MSDFTFPKKEKLKSKKLIEQLFAEGKSVSVFPIKLIYLPVQFTEDTRLKAGVTAPKKNFKSAVKRNRIKRLMRESYRGNKHLVFNNSEGSFAFLFLYLGRDMPSQGKVEKTMKEVLKRFLNKNTPDTGIQN
- a CDS encoding acyltransferase family protein encodes the protein MSQLAENVSKRLFSLDVFRGLTMFLLIAEAAGFHHNFSELTEGTMFSGLAHQLHHHPWNGLWFWDLIQPFFMFIVGVAMPFSLRKRLASGDRIGVTKHILRRCFLLFAFGVLLHCVYSHALVWELWNVLVQLAFTILIAYAIMNLPNKIQIGISLGLLVLTEILYRAYNPEAPYAQGHESFGSYIDMLVMGQVNDGYWVFVNFIPTAAHTIWGVVCGRILLSHISVKEKLKPFLIWGTALVVLGFSMDFAGITPIVKRIATSSFTLASGGLAILTLTLFYWLIDIKGYQKNWLKIFSVVGTNSIFIYLFAETVGVQWFRGFGQIWTEGLLAPIGISEKVIMVINAFFVLYIFWYITYFLDKHKVYFKV